One Oryza glaberrima chromosome 11, OglaRS2, whole genome shotgun sequence genomic region harbors:
- the LOC127754488 gene encoding uncharacterized protein LOC127754488 isoform X2: MVNIATFLVIILRWIGLILPDVLARKLHFSAQKFRRWNQSMLRNSIDLVNKQRDEHRYPIYGDPRRGITRLYDQAMDVTGQRTVPIPSMSRDNFKSSAGAWFIETAAPNHITGNRSLMSDLRPVDTYIVYTAGGTGMMVHGIGAVNTERVVIPDVWYVPGINANFVSVGQLAQLDLSTEFRRGVCSVTRGSDGSVVGKGYQGSNGLYEVEFIKVPLN, translated from the exons ATGGTGAACATTGCAACCTTCCTGGTCATTATCCTTCGATGGATCGGACTTATTCTTCCTGATGTTCTCGCCAG GAAACTCCACTTCTCTGCCCAGAAATTCCGTCGCTGGAATCAGTCGATGCTTCGAAATTCAATCGATCTCGTGAATAAACAGAGAGATGAACACCGCTATCCGATCTACGGCGATCCTCGACGAGGAATCACTCGGTTGTACGATCAGGCGATGGATGTAACTGGTCAACGAACAGTACCGATACCGTCCATGTCCAG GGACAATTTCAAGAGCAGCGCAGGAGCTTGGTTTATCGAAACTGCCGCTCCCAATCATATAACGGGCAACCGGAGTCTGATGTCCGACCTCAGACCTGTCGACACCTACATTGTTTACACCGCGGGTGGGACAGGAATGATGGTGCATGGCATTGGAGCTGTGAACACAGAGAGGGTGGTGATTCCAGACGTTTGGTATGTGCCGGGGATTAATGCCAACTTCGTTTCAGTTGGGCAGCTCGCTCAACTTGATCTCAGCACTGAATTTCGTCGAGGTGTATGCTCCGTCACTAGAGGTAGCGATGGATCAGTTGTCGGCAAAGGGTATCAGGGATCAAACGGTTTGTACGAGGTAGAATTCATAAAAGTCCCACTTAATTAA
- the LOC127754488 gene encoding uncharacterized protein LOC127754488 isoform X1, which yields MVNIATFLVIILRWIGLILPDVLARKLHFSAQKFRRWNQSMLRNSIDLVNKQRDEHRYPIYGDPRRGITRLYDQAMDVTGQRTVPIPSMSRRHYYIRDNFKSSAGAWFIETAAPNHITGNRSLMSDLRPVDTYIVYTAGGTGMMVHGIGAVNTERVVIPDVWYVPGINANFVSVGQLAQLDLSTEFRRGVCSVTRGSDGSVVGKGYQGSNGLYEVEFIKVPLN from the exons ATGGTGAACATTGCAACCTTCCTGGTCATTATCCTTCGATGGATCGGACTTATTCTTCCTGATGTTCTCGCCAG GAAACTCCACTTCTCTGCCCAGAAATTCCGTCGCTGGAATCAGTCGATGCTTCGAAATTCAATCGATCTCGTGAATAAACAGAGAGATGAACACCGCTATCCGATCTACGGCGATCCTCGACGAGGAATCACTCGGTTGTACGATCAGGCGATGGATGTAACTGGTCAACGAACAGTACCGATACCGTCCATGTCCAG ACGTCATTATTATATCAGGGACAATTTCAAGAGCAGCGCAGGAGCTTGGTTTATCGAAACTGCCGCTCCCAATCATATAACGGGCAACCGGAGTCTGATGTCCGACCTCAGACCTGTCGACACCTACATTGTTTACACCGCGGGTGGGACAGGAATGATGGTGCATGGCATTGGAGCTGTGAACACAGAGAGGGTGGTGATTCCAGACGTTTGGTATGTGCCGGGGATTAATGCCAACTTCGTTTCAGTTGGGCAGCTCGCTCAACTTGATCTCAGCACTGAATTTCGTCGAGGTGTATGCTCCGTCACTAGAGGTAGCGATGGATCAGTTGTCGGCAAAGGGTATCAGGGATCAAACGGTTTGTACGAGGTAGAATTCATAAAAGTCCCACTTAATTAA